In a genomic window of Acidilobus saccharovorans 345-15:
- a CDS encoding MFS transporter, translating into MNRRDWMISLIPFNLAMGPLSTLVTLEVYELRGGAVGVSYAISAGTAASILASLIWGFALDRYDRKDVLTVGLAGTLLSLLALAFSSSLAEVAAYYAAASLFSSAVGMAVSVLIMDTIEKSRWSSAYSRYNMLSSVGYFSGDVTAAIASGLMPTRTIVEVMTMITAASVAWASLTVPRSPISFERESLLHIIEGFLLRIKLVPTFFLRLPSKSTFKPLRLIKLGRSPAAYVPMLFIAITIFYVSSGIFNTLYPYGLRALGLSRSEVFLVISAGMAAQVAGFQLAPRIIAASKGNAGASYRALLARGASYIGIGIATSAGGGPVYLLGTGLTLYPLAAGIAFATFFTASNVMVFEVLKGNREGRGLGLYSTLTGSAYFAGSLASGFLANSVGFGYTYVIAGAMLGGSAYIFNELRNMA; encoded by the coding sequence TTGAACCGCAGGGACTGGATGATATCGCTGATACCGTTCAACCTCGCCATGGGGCCACTCTCCACGCTGGTGACGCTTGAGGTCTACGAGCTCAGGGGAGGGGCGGTGGGGGTAAGCTACGCTATATCAGCCGGCACCGCGGCCTCCATACTGGCCTCCCTGATATGGGGCTTCGCCCTAGACAGGTACGACAGGAAAGACGTGCTGACCGTAGGCCTCGCCGGCACCCTGCTCTCACTCCTCGCCCTGGCCTTCTCGAGCTCCCTGGCCGAGGTGGCGGCGTACTACGCCGCCGCGTCCCTCTTCTCCTCAGCCGTAGGCATGGCGGTCAGCGTCCTGATAATGGACACCATAGAGAAGTCCAGGTGGAGCTCCGCCTACTCAAGGTATAACATGCTCTCCTCCGTCGGCTACTTCTCGGGGGACGTGACCGCTGCCATAGCCTCGGGCCTCATGCCCACCAGGACCATAGTTGAGGTTATGACAATGATCACAGCCGCCTCAGTGGCGTGGGCCTCCCTCACGGTGCCCAGGTCGCCGATCTCGTTTGAGAGGGAGTCCCTGCTCCACATAATTGAGGGCTTCCTGCTCAGGATAAAGCTGGTGCCCACGTTCTTCCTGAGGCTGCCATCAAAGAGCACCTTCAAGCCCCTGAGGCTCATAAAGCTCGGCAGGAGCCCCGCGGCCTACGTGCCCATGCTGTTCATAGCAATAACTATATTCTACGTCTCGTCCGGCATATTTAACACCCTCTACCCCTACGGCCTGAGGGCCCTGGGCCTCTCCAGGTCAGAGGTCTTCCTGGTAATATCAGCCGGCATGGCGGCCCAGGTGGCCGGGTTCCAGCTCGCACCCAGGATAATAGCCGCCTCAAAGGGCAACGCCGGGGCCTCCTACAGGGCCCTCCTGGCCAGGGGGGCCTCCTACATAGGAATTGGAATTGCCACGTCCGCGGGAGGAGGCCCCGTTTACCTGCTCGGCACGGGGCTCACGCTCTACCCCCTGGCCGCCGGCATAGCCTTTGCCACCTTCTTCACGGCCTCCAATGTAATGGTGTTTGAGGTGCTCAAGGGCAACAGGGAGGGCAGGGGCCTCGGGCTCTACAGCACGCTCACCGGCTCGGCCTACTTCGCCGGGTCCCTGGCCTCGGGCTTCCTGGCCAACTCGGTCGGCTTCGGGTACACTTATGTGATAGCCGGAGCTATGCTGGGAGGCTCCGCCTACATATTCAACGAGCTCAGGAACATGGCCTGA
- a CDS encoding DUF3834 domain-containing protein gives MAVKVLAAPGPVSYPLVVAEDRANISLEFSKEGSADAVADSVVSLIRRGLRVDYVTVRELMTVYPELRGPRVGVWRRGSAADVLVRAAMDMYGVRASLVYADEWQQLYRMLSSGEVDSAVLSIAMVNRRPTLEAMVGAPGACGVSVLNADALGYVREAYELGVNMMRRDPEASADLIASRLPIRVPRDFVLGIIRSAEYFFRPAEDVGSFTRLVMKYLGNA, from the coding sequence ATGGCCGTTAAGGTGCTTGCTGCCCCAGGGCCAGTCTCATACCCGCTTGTGGTGGCCGAGGACAGGGCCAACATATCACTGGAGTTCAGCAAGGAGGGCTCGGCGGACGCCGTGGCCGACTCGGTAGTGTCGCTGATCAGGAGAGGGCTGAGGGTGGACTACGTGACCGTGAGGGAGCTGATGACCGTTTACCCCGAGCTGAGGGGGCCAAGGGTGGGCGTGTGGAGGAGGGGGTCAGCCGCCGACGTCCTGGTCAGGGCCGCCATGGACATGTACGGGGTCAGGGCGTCGCTGGTCTACGCGGACGAGTGGCAGCAGCTTTACAGGATGCTCTCCTCGGGGGAGGTTGACAGCGCGGTCCTGAGCATAGCTATGGTCAACAGGAGGCCAACCCTTGAGGCCATGGTGGGGGCCCCCGGGGCGTGCGGGGTGAGCGTGCTTAACGCGGACGCCCTAGGCTACGTGAGGGAGGCCTACGAGCTTGGAGTTAACATGATGAGGAGGGACCCCGAGGCCTCAGCTGACCTGATAGCCTCAAGGCTGCCCATAAGGGTCCCCAGGGACTTCGTGCTGGGCATAATAAGGAGCGCCGAGTACTTCTTCAGGCCAGCGGAGGACGTGGGGAGCTTCACGAGGCTCGTGATGAAGTACCTGGGCAACGCTTAA
- a CDS encoding MBL fold metallo-hydrolase — MEVFRIKGMSNSYLTSDGILIDAGARASDVARVAEEHGVKVRYLLITHQHVDHVRYAAEIVKAFNCRVVAPSLEADVIEGRARPSGSALTAIFQALLRARAVHVDVRVNEGDVVEGYRAVLAPGHTPGSTAYVKDEVMFSGDAIVSRNGRPSLPSRALNVNYALAEESLRRLLELRPKVIYPGHGRPITL, encoded by the coding sequence GTGGAGGTCTTCCGCATAAAGGGCATGTCAAATTCCTACCTCACCAGCGACGGGATCCTCATAGACGCCGGGGCCAGGGCCAGCGACGTGGCCAGGGTGGCCGAGGAGCACGGGGTGAAGGTCAGGTACCTCCTCATAACGCATCAGCACGTGGACCACGTCAGGTACGCGGCTGAAATTGTAAAGGCCTTCAACTGCAGGGTCGTTGCCCCCTCGCTGGAGGCCGACGTGATCGAGGGGAGGGCCAGGCCCTCGGGCAGCGCCCTGACGGCGATCTTCCAGGCGCTGCTCAGGGCCAGGGCCGTCCACGTAGATGTCAGGGTCAACGAAGGTGACGTGGTCGAGGGCTACAGGGCGGTGCTCGCCCCAGGGCACACGCCGGGCAGCACGGCCTACGTTAAGGACGAAGTGATGTTCAGCGGCGACGCTATAGTGAGCCGCAACGGGAGGCCCTCGCTGCCCTCCAGGGCCCTTAACGTGAACTACGCCTTAGCCGAGGAGAGCCTCAGGAGGCTCCTTGAGCTGAGGCCCAAGGTCATCTACCCTGGCCACGGGAGGCCCATAACGCTGTGA
- a CDS encoding DsrE family protein, with product MRLLFVVMDDPSGLEGSIRAAHAFHYAVGLAKAGHEVKVYLDGPGVKIPVSESPYRGLRPAFEEVLRNNLLLGACGYCASPPHLNLRERLKGFRLIGDEEHHYAFEDLVAQGYQIIMA from the coding sequence ATGAGGCTGCTCTTCGTCGTGATGGATGACCCCTCAGGCCTTGAGGGGTCCATAAGGGCCGCCCACGCCTTCCACTACGCAGTGGGCCTGGCGAAGGCAGGCCACGAGGTTAAAGTATACCTCGACGGCCCGGGCGTCAAGATACCGGTGTCGGAGTCGCCCTACAGGGGGCTCAGGCCAGCGTTTGAGGAGGTGCTCAGGAACAACCTCCTTCTGGGGGCCTGCGGCTACTGCGCCTCCCCTCCGCACCTGAACCTGAGGGAGAGGCTCAAGGGGTTCAGGCTCATAGGCGATGAGGAGCACCACTACGCCTTTGAGGACCTGGTGGCGCAGGGCTACCAGATAATAATGGCTTAG
- a CDS encoding single-stranded DNA-binding protein: MQVKDLAPGVNVDSLTVKVVKVEEPRSVSGRDGSTHRVADALVGDESGSILMTLWDRNIDSVRPGAVITVRNGFVGTFKGHMRLNLGRGGTLSESDAQIENVNTSNNLSDKVVEDAPPRRRGFGRSRRF; the protein is encoded by the coding sequence GTGCAGGTAAAGGACCTGGCTCCTGGCGTCAACGTTGACAGCCTCACTGTGAAGGTTGTCAAGGTTGAGGAGCCCAGGAGCGTGAGCGGAAGGGACGGGTCAACCCACAGGGTTGCCGATGCCCTAGTTGGAGACGAGAGCGGCAGCATACTCATGACTTTGTGGGACAGGAACATAGACTCCGTTAGGCCGGGCGCCGTCATAACCGTCAGGAACGGCTTCGTGGGCACCTTCAAGGGCCACATGAGGCTGAACCTGGGCCGCGGCGGCACCCTGAGCGAGTCGGACGCCCAGATAGAGAACGTGAACACGTCAAACAACCTCTCCGACAAGGTAGTTGAGGACGCCCCGCCCAGGAGGCGCGGCTTCGGGAGGAGCCGCAGGTTTTAA
- a CDS encoding aldehyde ferredoxin oxidoreductase family protein has product MKWYGYKGRILRVDLSAGKTSVEELRLDYVKMYMGGLGYAAKVLWDELQPGVDPLSPDNILIATAGPFTGTLAPGSGNIYWAFKAPMTGGWGETRSGGKFGSWMKYSGFDLIVIRGRAPEPVYLYLESGRAEIRSAKRYWGMTVHEVTDALRDDTGVHEASVAAIGPAGENLVRFAAIINDYDRAAGRTGGGAVMGSKNLKAVVAAGGEGIDVYDPEGFMAAALEAQGGIKADPGQRFMGQHGTIGGLLGTNAMGGLPTANFETGYFEAADRVSHETLERNYMIKRRACHACAIGCSRYSYVAYGPFATPPNEGPEYETADMNGPMNMIDNMEAIIRVNYLANNYGLDTISTGHTIAWAIEAYQKGIITKQDTGGLELRWNDPETHVKLVEMIAYRKGFGNLLAEGSYRAAKAIGRGAEELVNHVKGLEFPAHDPRVESKLLAIQYAISPRGACHVHPIYPSYDMMQVDAGLKDFGLPWPLPDRLAETGVGKGIAYRALASYGEAFNNVGLCIFYSAGPESGVISPRRIARIYTALTGIETTPQDVLLAGERTWNLKRAFNLREGFTREHDRLPKRMITPILTGPAKGLKVESPDGLVDEAYDAFGWDRRTGYIRRSTLERLGMKDVEEQLQKLGKLSD; this is encoded by the coding sequence GTGAAGTGGTACGGCTACAAGGGCCGCATCCTGAGGGTTGACCTCTCCGCTGGCAAGACCAGCGTGGAGGAGCTAAGGCTGGACTACGTCAAGATGTACATGGGAGGCCTCGGCTACGCCGCCAAGGTGCTCTGGGATGAGCTTCAGCCGGGGGTAGACCCGCTGTCGCCCGACAACATTCTCATAGCCACCGCCGGCCCCTTCACGGGGACCCTGGCCCCGGGCAGCGGCAACATATACTGGGCCTTCAAGGCCCCCATGACGGGCGGCTGGGGGGAGACGAGGTCAGGGGGCAAGTTCGGCTCGTGGATGAAGTACAGCGGCTTTGACCTAATAGTCATAAGGGGCAGGGCCCCCGAGCCCGTCTACCTGTACCTTGAGTCAGGCAGGGCTGAGATAAGGAGCGCAAAGAGGTACTGGGGCATGACAGTACATGAGGTCACTGACGCCCTCAGGGATGACACAGGGGTTCACGAAGCCTCGGTGGCCGCCATAGGCCCGGCTGGGGAGAACCTGGTCAGATTCGCCGCCATAATAAACGACTATGACAGGGCGGCCGGCAGGACGGGCGGAGGGGCGGTCATGGGCTCGAAGAACCTCAAGGCCGTGGTGGCGGCCGGCGGCGAGGGGATAGACGTCTACGACCCGGAGGGCTTCATGGCTGCCGCGCTCGAGGCCCAGGGAGGCATAAAGGCCGACCCAGGCCAGAGGTTCATGGGACAGCACGGCACCATAGGCGGGCTCCTGGGAACCAACGCCATGGGAGGGCTCCCCACGGCGAACTTTGAGACTGGCTACTTTGAGGCGGCCGACAGGGTGTCGCACGAGACGCTCGAGAGGAACTACATGATAAAGAGGAGGGCGTGCCACGCCTGCGCAATAGGGTGCAGCAGGTACAGCTACGTCGCCTACGGCCCCTTCGCCACCCCGCCCAACGAGGGCCCCGAGTACGAGACTGCCGACATGAACGGCCCCATGAACATGATAGACAACATGGAGGCCATAATAAGGGTCAACTACCTCGCCAACAACTACGGCCTGGACACCATATCAACGGGGCACACGATAGCGTGGGCCATAGAGGCGTACCAGAAGGGGATAATAACGAAGCAGGACACCGGCGGCCTTGAGCTGAGGTGGAACGACCCCGAGACACACGTGAAGCTTGTCGAGATGATAGCCTACAGGAAGGGCTTCGGGAACCTGCTGGCGGAGGGGAGCTACAGGGCCGCCAAGGCCATAGGCAGGGGCGCCGAGGAGCTGGTGAACCATGTCAAGGGCCTCGAGTTCCCCGCCCACGACCCCAGGGTCGAGTCCAAGCTGTTGGCCATACAGTATGCAATAAGCCCGAGGGGCGCCTGCCACGTGCACCCAATATACCCGTCGTACGACATGATGCAGGTGGACGCCGGCCTCAAGGACTTCGGCCTCCCGTGGCCGCTGCCTGACAGGCTCGCCGAGACGGGAGTCGGCAAGGGGATAGCCTACAGGGCGCTGGCCAGCTACGGGGAGGCTTTCAACAACGTGGGCCTCTGCATATTCTACTCGGCGGGGCCCGAGAGCGGGGTCATAAGTCCAAGGAGGATAGCCAGGATATACACAGCGCTGACAGGCATAGAGACCACCCCCCAGGACGTGCTGTTGGCCGGCGAGAGGACGTGGAACCTGAAGAGGGCCTTCAACCTCAGGGAGGGGTTCACCAGGGAGCACGACAGGCTGCCCAAGAGGATGATAACGCCTATACTCACGGGGCCCGCCAAGGGGCTCAAGGTTGAGAGCCCAGACGGCCTTGTAGATGAGGCCTACGATGCCTTTGGGTGGGACAGGAGGACTGGCTACATAAGGAGGTCAACGCTTGAAAGGCTTGGCATGAAGGACGTTGAGGAGCAGCTCCAGAAGCTCGGCAAATTGTCTGACTGA
- a CDS encoding pyridoxal-phosphate dependent enzyme, with amino-acid sequence MAWRLVCPRCGFRGEEGRYYHRCPRCGSPLEFEGERPRYGRLLGEGSTPLVYRETPLGPIGFKLEYVNPTGSFKDRGTAYSLQLARDLGYRCVVEDSSGNAGISTAAYASFLGLEAVVAVPRTAAPSKKSIIASLGARVVELDSREEAAKYAEAMAGRCFYVAHSVSAAFLEGMTSAGREVPEGSAVVVPSASFSLFLGIWRGSGGKVRLYAVQGVQNATLRGLVEPIAVGSGSTSSLADGLVLPSAPRAQEAADAIRRSGGGLVLVSDKEIAEATRDLWSMGLMAEPTSASAYAALKLLREVGVDVGGFIAVLTGSGLKFYDLVSRIRTLT; translated from the coding sequence TTGGCCTGGAGGCTCGTGTGCCCCAGGTGCGGCTTCAGGGGCGAGGAGGGCAGGTACTACCACAGGTGCCCCAGGTGCGGCTCGCCGCTGGAGTTTGAGGGGGAGAGGCCGAGGTACGGGAGGCTCCTCGGCGAGGGCTCAACCCCCCTTGTCTACAGGGAGACGCCGCTCGGCCCCATAGGCTTCAAGCTGGAGTACGTCAACCCGACGGGCAGCTTCAAGGACAGGGGCACGGCCTACTCGCTTCAGCTCGCCAGGGACCTCGGCTACAGGTGCGTGGTCGAGGACTCGAGCGGCAACGCGGGCATCTCCACGGCCGCCTACGCCTCGTTCCTTGGGCTGGAGGCCGTAGTGGCGGTGCCCAGGACGGCGGCCCCCTCCAAGAAGTCAATAATAGCGTCGCTGGGGGCCAGGGTGGTCGAGCTCGACAGCAGGGAGGAGGCGGCCAAGTACGCGGAGGCCATGGCTGGCAGGTGCTTCTACGTGGCCCACTCTGTGAGCGCCGCCTTCCTTGAGGGGATGACCTCAGCTGGCAGGGAGGTGCCAGAGGGCTCCGCCGTGGTGGTCCCCTCGGCCAGCTTCTCGCTGTTCCTTGGCATCTGGAGGGGCTCAGGGGGCAAGGTCAGGCTGTACGCCGTGCAGGGGGTGCAGAACGCCACCCTCAGGGGCCTCGTGGAGCCCATAGCCGTTGGCTCCGGCAGCACGTCGTCCCTGGCCGACGGCCTGGTGCTCCCCTCGGCGCCGAGGGCCCAGGAGGCCGCTGATGCCATAAGGAGGAGCGGGGGAGGCCTGGTGCTGGTCTCGGACAAGGAGATAGCGGAGGCCACCAGGGACCTCTGGTCCATGGGGCTCATGGCTGAGCCCACCTCGGCCTCGGCATATGCAGCCCTGAAGCTCCTGAGGGAGGTGGGCGTTGACGTGGGCGGGTTCATAGCCGTGCTCACGGGCAGCGGGCTGAAGTTCTACGACCTGGTCTCTAGGATCCGCACCTTGACCTGA
- a CDS encoding HesA/MoeB/ThiF family protein, translating to MASADVAEVLSRFSREALVKGIGQEGVKRLRESRVAIIGCGALGSTEAELLARSGVGFLRVVDRDVVDYTNLHRTHMVGEAEAEQGVPKAIACRDGVARIDRSVKVEAYIDDVDSDNIEDIVKDVDIVLDGTDNMDTRFVINEAAVKYNKPWVYAGVNSWYGTVMLIEPGRGPCLRCLIPEGQEGQQASCDIIPAIGTVTTIVGAMAANLAIRYLAGDGPEPGVLYSIDARENTVEKVKVERNPSCPVCVRREFKLLSRPPRFGVISRVCGSEAFKLRLPLDAPEPQDLASRLSSRFSWVVSRPNYVKVVTKEGVSVTVLGRRVVVIEGAMNEDDARRAYDEVAEAAGLPTY from the coding sequence ATGGCCTCAGCTGACGTTGCCGAGGTCCTCTCTAGGTTCTCAAGGGAGGCCCTGGTAAAGGGAATAGGGCAGGAGGGCGTCAAGAGGCTGAGGGAGTCGAGGGTCGCAATAATAGGCTGTGGGGCCCTCGGCTCCACCGAGGCTGAGCTGCTGGCCAGGTCAGGGGTAGGGTTCCTGAGGGTCGTTGACAGGGACGTGGTGGACTACACCAACCTCCACAGGACCCACATGGTGGGCGAGGCGGAGGCCGAGCAGGGGGTCCCCAAGGCTATAGCCTGCAGGGACGGCGTGGCGAGGATAGACAGGTCGGTTAAGGTTGAGGCTTACATAGACGACGTTGACTCGGACAACATAGAGGACATAGTTAAGGACGTTGACATAGTGCTTGACGGCACGGACAACATGGACACCAGGTTCGTGATAAACGAGGCCGCGGTGAAGTACAACAAGCCGTGGGTCTACGCCGGCGTGAACTCCTGGTATGGCACTGTGATGCTCATAGAGCCCGGCAGGGGGCCGTGCCTCAGGTGCCTCATCCCCGAGGGCCAGGAGGGGCAGCAGGCCTCATGCGATATCATACCTGCAATAGGCACCGTGACAACTATAGTTGGCGCCATGGCCGCCAACCTCGCTATAAGGTACCTGGCGGGCGACGGGCCCGAGCCAGGGGTCCTGTACTCGATAGACGCCAGGGAGAACACCGTTGAGAAGGTTAAGGTAGAGAGGAACCCCTCGTGCCCCGTCTGCGTCAGGAGGGAGTTCAAACTCCTCTCAAGGCCCCCGAGGTTCGGAGTTATCAGCAGGGTCTGCGGCAGCGAGGCGTTCAAGCTCAGGCTCCCGCTTGACGCCCCTGAGCCCCAGGACCTGGCATCCAGGCTTTCAAGCAGGTTCAGCTGGGTGGTCTCAAGGCCCAACTACGTGAAGGTGGTCACTAAGGAGGGGGTGAGCGTCACAGTGCTTGGAAGGAGGGTCGTAGTGATAGAGGGAGCCATGAACGAGGACGACGCCAGGAGGGCCTACGACGAGGTGGCTGAGGCCGCGGGGCTCCCTACCTACTGA
- a CDS encoding PINc/VapC family ATPase, whose product MSGEPTTYVTDVDSIVDGSLRKLVESGKVMGRVVIPKGAVDYFYSEAKAGRSVGFTGLQELDRLAREAPNGVTIEVSAEVEGESYERLKLSVRDYALRRGAVLVTSDPIQAQAAQFIGVKVLYTGMPREGKLRIEEYFNEKTMSVHLKEGAAPLAKVGRPGSWLFVKLSDRPLERSELEEMAREIIERALTTTDGFVEIDRSGSTIVQLGDYRVVITRPPLSDGWEITAVRPIAKLKLEDYNLPEKLMDRLLSRAEGILIAGSPGAGKTTFAQALAEFYASRGKVVKTIESPRDMRLSPSITQYSKNYADMTELHDILLLSRPDYTVFDEMRDDEDFKLYVDLRLAGIGMIGVVHATTPIDAVQRLATRVELGMIPSIIDTVIFIDSGQVSKVYELGITVKLPTGLKEEELARPVVEVRDFLTGELEYEMYTFGEQVMVIPVGQRRSSLSIEDKVSRIVPGAEAEVRDGALIVKLPRRANLSSRKVRSLKKLAKEENLDLRFVPRED is encoded by the coding sequence TTGAGCGGTGAACCGACGACCTACGTAACAGATGTGGACTCCATAGTTGACGGTAGCCTCAGGAAGCTCGTGGAGTCAGGCAAGGTTATGGGCAGGGTGGTTATACCGAAGGGCGCAGTCGACTACTTCTACTCGGAGGCCAAGGCCGGCAGGAGCGTGGGCTTCACGGGGCTCCAGGAGCTCGACAGGCTGGCCAGGGAGGCTCCCAACGGCGTAACCATAGAGGTCTCAGCCGAGGTGGAGGGCGAGAGCTACGAGAGGCTCAAGCTGTCCGTGAGGGACTACGCGCTGAGGCGCGGGGCCGTCCTGGTGACGAGCGACCCCATACAGGCCCAGGCGGCCCAGTTCATAGGCGTCAAGGTGCTCTACACTGGCATGCCCAGGGAGGGCAAGCTCAGGATAGAGGAGTACTTCAACGAGAAGACAATGAGCGTACACCTCAAGGAGGGGGCGGCCCCGCTGGCTAAGGTAGGGAGGCCCGGGAGCTGGCTCTTCGTGAAGCTCTCTGACAGGCCGCTTGAGAGGTCAGAGCTTGAGGAGATGGCAAGAGAGATAATCGAGAGGGCGCTGACTACAACTGACGGCTTCGTCGAGATAGACAGGAGCGGCTCCACCATAGTTCAGCTGGGCGACTACAGGGTCGTCATAACGAGGCCCCCGCTGAGCGACGGGTGGGAGATAACCGCGGTGAGGCCGATAGCGAAGCTCAAGCTTGAGGACTACAACCTGCCTGAGAAGCTCATGGACAGGCTCCTCTCGAGGGCTGAGGGCATACTCATAGCTGGGTCGCCCGGCGCCGGCAAGACAACGTTCGCCCAGGCCCTGGCCGAGTTCTACGCCAGCAGGGGCAAGGTAGTGAAGACCATAGAGTCGCCGAGGGACATGAGGCTCTCGCCCTCTATAACGCAGTACTCCAAGAACTACGCTGACATGACGGAGCTCCACGACATACTCCTGCTCTCGAGGCCCGACTACACGGTGTTCGACGAGATGAGGGACGACGAGGACTTCAAGCTCTACGTGGACCTCAGGCTGGCCGGCATAGGCATGATAGGAGTTGTTCACGCCACGACGCCCATAGACGCCGTCCAGAGGCTGGCCACCAGGGTGGAGCTCGGCATGATACCAAGCATCATTGACACTGTAATATTCATAGACAGCGGCCAGGTCAGCAAGGTGTACGAGCTGGGCATAACTGTCAAGCTGCCGACGGGCCTCAAGGAGGAGGAGCTCGCCAGGCCGGTGGTGGAGGTCAGGGACTTCCTGACTGGCGAGCTGGAGTACGAGATGTACACCTTCGGCGAGCAGGTCATGGTCATACCCGTGGGCCAGAGGAGGTCATCGCTCAGCATAGAGGACAAGGTCTCAAGGATAGTCCCAGGCGCCGAGGCCGAGGTCAGGGACGGGGCCCTCATAGTTAAGCTCCCCAGGAGGGCGAACCTGAGCTCGAGGAAGGTCAGGAGCCTCAAGAAGCTCGCTAAGGAGGAGAACCTGGACCTGAGGTTCGTGCCGCGCGAGGACTGA
- a CDS encoding lysine exporter LysO family protein, with amino-acid sequence MREELRAAARTASAFVIGIALGAALRPRPDDVLPYAYIFLYIVVATAGAYVGLSWRRLASAGRRILSVGLMFTAAALVGDAAAGLAIAELLGLPLRLTVAAALGSGWYSFTGPFLSLFSPSMGVIGFVANQLREDLTLALFPAIDRLIGEGSVVMGGATSMDTTLGVITRYAGPETGLEGLVQGVVLTLLIPIIVPAVVRL; translated from the coding sequence TTGAGGGAAGAGCTAAGGGCAGCGGCTAGGACGGCCTCCGCGTTTGTTATAGGCATTGCCCTGGGGGCGGCGCTGAGGCCAAGGCCAGACGACGTGCTGCCCTACGCTTACATCTTCCTGTATATAGTTGTCGCGACTGCCGGGGCCTACGTGGGCCTCTCGTGGAGGAGGCTCGCCAGTGCTGGCAGGAGGATACTCTCCGTGGGCCTCATGTTCACCGCCGCCGCGCTCGTGGGTGACGCCGCGGCGGGGCTGGCCATTGCCGAGCTCCTGGGCCTCCCGCTGAGGCTCACCGTGGCCGCCGCCCTGGGCTCGGGCTGGTACTCCTTCACAGGGCCGTTCCTGTCGCTCTTCAGCCCATCCATGGGTGTCATAGGCTTCGTGGCAAACCAGCTCAGGGAGGACCTGACCCTCGCCCTCTTCCCCGCGATTGACAGGCTCATAGGGGAGGGCTCCGTCGTTATGGGGGGCGCCACGTCGATGGACACCACGCTTGGCGTCATAACTAGGTACGCCGGGCCCGAGACAGGCCTTGAGGGCCTTGTCCAGGGGGTGGTGCTTACCCTGCTAATTCCTATTATAGTGCCTGCCGTCGTCAGGCTATAG
- a CDS encoding deoxyuridine 5'-triphosphate nucleotidohydrolase: MQGLAVPGHAARSYIRDSVDEQVQPAGVDIRLGEVMEFLNEGELRASSKRLPDVRPVKPVDGLYRLQPGAYKIRFLDVVAVPPDAVGICYPRSTLLRMGVTISCAVWDPGYTGRGEALMIVANPHGAVIEQGARVAQMVFIRLESRPSSLYRGSYQGENL; the protein is encoded by the coding sequence GTGCAGGGCTTGGCTGTCCCGGGCCACGCGGCCAGGTCTTACATAAGGGACTCCGTGGACGAGCAGGTTCAGCCGGCGGGCGTCGACATAAGGCTGGGGGAGGTCATGGAGTTCCTGAACGAGGGCGAGCTGAGGGCGAGCTCCAAGAGGCTCCCCGACGTCAGGCCAGTGAAGCCAGTGGACGGCCTTTACAGGCTCCAGCCTGGAGCCTACAAGATAAGGTTCCTTGACGTTGTCGCAGTTCCCCCGGACGCCGTCGGCATCTGCTACCCCAGGAGCACGCTGCTGAGGATGGGGGTCACCATCTCATGCGCGGTGTGGGACCCCGGGTACACGGGCAGGGGGGAGGCCCTCATGATAGTGGCCAACCCCCATGGGGCCGTCATAGAGCAGGGCGCCAGGGTGGCCCAGATGGTGTTTATAAGGCTCGAGTCGAGGCCCTCCTCGCTCTACAGGGGCTCATACCAGGGCGAGAACCTATAG
- a CDS encoding DsrE family protein translates to MVKIFVICTAGRDDINRVNMAINFALGARKNAGADVSFMFLGRGVEYLMKNAANADEVRKQIEQMKQAGIDVAYCSVSAKGLGLTPDMLIEGVEPVMGGVHTAKKVQEGYEVVSF, encoded by the coding sequence ATGGTAAAGATATTTGTAATCTGCACGGCTGGGAGGGACGACATAAACAGGGTCAACATGGCCATAAACTTCGCCCTCGGCGCCAGGAAGAACGCGGGCGCCGACGTGTCATTCATGTTCCTCGGCAGGGGCGTTGAGTACCTTATGAAGAACGCGGCCAACGCAGACGAGGTGAGGAAGCAGATAGAGCAGATGAAGCAGGCCGGCATAGACGTGGCCTACTGCAGTGTCTCAGCCAAGGGGCTCGGGCTGACGCCAGACATGCTGATAGAGGGCGTTGAGCCCGTGATGGGCGGCGTCCACACGGCTAAGAAGGTACAGGAAGGCTATGAGGTTGTCTCCTTCTGA